The following are from one region of the Etheostoma spectabile isolate EspeVRDwgs_2016 chromosome 15, UIUC_Espe_1.0, whole genome shotgun sequence genome:
- the LOC116703449 gene encoding mediator of RNA polymerase II transcription subunit 9, whose product MCDVIYLRREAVSAMAVSQPKQEKESDDCSLLPLVHDIIKSMDKDSQDVHQELAKLKTKIQEAREQIANMPGVDCSPLEQQQQLATLREQVRTKNQLLQKYKSLCMFDVPKAS is encoded by the exons ATGTGTGACGTGATCTATCTGCGCCGCGAAGCAGTGAGCGCGATGGCGGTGTCTCAACCAAAGCAAGAAAAAGAGAGCGATGATTGCTCTTTGCTGCCTTTAGTTCATGATATTATAAAAAG CATGGACAAGGACAGCCAGGATGTCCACCAGGAACTGGCCAAGCTGAAGACAAAGATCCAGGAGGCTCGGGAGCAGATAGCCAACATGCCCGGAGTAGACTGCAGTCcgctggagcagcagcagcagctggctACGCTGCGGGAGCAGGTCCGCACCAAAAACCAGCTGCTGCAGAAATACAAAAGTCTGTGCATGTTTGACGTGCCAAAAGCATCATGA